A DNA window from Myxococcales bacterium contains the following coding sequences:
- a CDS encoding DUF1552 domain-containing protein, which translates to MLDGVQEQIASFKSRLSRDDLKRLEEHTTAIRDVENTLVDKSLLEAGTAPGDNPPVVTPPTTTTPPPGGSCTLPQLGSYGLKAGDKFTDTVSDMGKIAAVMHDLMLVALGATRPGS; encoded by the coding sequence GTGCTTGACGGCGTCCAAGAGCAGATCGCTTCCTTCAAGTCACGCCTGAGCCGAGACGACTTGAAGCGGCTCGAAGAGCACACCACGGCCATTCGCGACGTGGAGAACACTCTGGTCGACAAGAGTCTTCTGGAAGCGGGCACCGCCCCGGGGGACAACCCTCCCGTCGTGACCCCGCCCACCACCACCACGCCTCCGCCCGGCGGCAGCTGCACCTTGCCTCAGCTCGGCAGCTATGGGCTCAAGGCGGGGGACAAGTTCACCGACACGGTGAGCGACATGGGCAAGATTGCCGCGGTCATGCATGACCTCATGCTGGTGGCGCTCGGTGCGACAAGACCCGGCTCGTGA